The Neoasaia chiangmaiensis sequence CAGAACCGTGCAAGCCAGGTCGAGGCGCTTCGCAACGACCACCGGGCGACCGTGCCGGACTGGTACAACTAAGGACCTTCCCGACATGCTGACCTCCCTCACCTCCGTCACACGCCGGCGCGTTCTGGGCCTGGCGACAGCAGCAGCCATGTCCCTCGGCCTTGGCGTTACCGGCTCGGCCCGCGCGGATCAGGCCAGCGACTTCGTCTCGTCCTTCGGCGGCAAGCTCGTTGCCATCGTCAACAGCAGCGCATCGCTGGACAAGAAGAAGCAGGAAGTCCTGCCCCTGCTGCAGGAAAATCTGGATGCCGCGGCCATCGGCAAGTTCTGCCTGGGCCGTTACTGGCGCACGGCGTCGCCCGAGCAGCAGCAACGTTACCTGACATTGTTCGATCACGTGCTGGTCAACGCGATCACCGACAAGATCGGCGATTATCAGGGCGTCAGCTTCCGGGTCACCGGCACCTCGCAGGCCCCGACCGGCGAACTCGTGAGCGCCCAGATCAGCCGCCCCGGCCAGCCGACGGCCGATATGCAGTTGCTGGTCGTGCAGAGCAACGGCCCCAAGGTCGTCGATATGATCGGCGAAGGCGCCAGCCTGCGCCTGACACAGCGTCAGGACTACAGCTCCTACCTCGCGCGCAATGGCGGCAACGTCGATACGCTGAACAACGCCTTGCAGCGCCAGCTCGACCACCACCACTGACGCCACGCGCCGTCGTCCTCAACGGCGCCGGCAGCGTCGGAAAGACCTCTGCGACGCGGTCCCTTCAACGGATTGCGTCGCGCTCCATGCTTCATATCGCAATGGACGATTTCATCGATATGCTGCCGCCAGAACGGCCATCCCGTCATCGACATTCATAGCGGTCCGCTCATGAAGCGCCTGCTACGCGGCATGCGTTGCGCTATTGCGGCCATGGCCTCTCAAGACAACGACATTATCGTCGACGACGTCATTCCGATCCCGATGACGCAGAAGAGTGTCCAATCTCGTCGTCGATACGACATCGCGAACAGCAGATGAGATCGCGACAGCGATCAAAGCATCTTTCGACCTGTAACCATATCAGGCCGCACGATTTCATAGACCAGCATCGTATAGCCATCGCGCTCGAACGTATCGGCATGATGCATGCCGATACTGCCCAGCACGATACGTGAGCCCATATTATCCTCGCGGGAAACGGCAACCACACGGGGCTCTCCCGCATCCAGCACGAAGCGAAGGGCCGCTCCCGCTGCCTCGCGCGCAATGCCACGACCGGAAGCCACAGGCCTGAGCGCAAAGCGCAGGCCAAGGCCGCGTCCATCCGGCCGTTCATGCACGCCCGTCATGCCCAGGAACACATCGTTTTCACGAATGGAGAAAATGCCCACGCCTCGTCTCGCCCAGAACGAGAGATCGTCCGCCATTTCTTCTTCGGCCTGCGCACGCGAACGCACGCCGCCCAACATCTTGCCGAAAGCACCAGCATCAGCCTTCAGGCGCGCCATGTCCTCCATGTCACGCCAGTTGACCGCCTCAAGCAGTAGCCGAGGCGTCTGGATTTGGCGGCCGAGCGCCATGAGGTGCTATGGCGCGGTTAGCGCGCCAGCGGGCGATACTTGATGCGCGCGGGCTCCGTCGCATCCGGGCCAAGACGCCGGCGCTTGTCCGCCTCGTAGTCCTGGAAGTTGCCCTCGAACCATTCGACATGGCTATCGCCTTCGAACGCGAGGATATGGGTCGCCAGACGATCGAGGAACCAGCGATCATGGGTGATAATCACGGCGCAACCGGCAAATTCCGCCAGCGCATCTTCCAGCGCGCGCAGCGTATCGACATCCAGATCGTTGGTCGGTTCGTCAAGCAGGATGACGTTGCTGTCCTGCTTGAGCATCTTCGCCAGATGCACGCGGTTGCGCTCACCACCCGACAGCACGCCGACGCGCTTCTGCTGGTCCGGCCCCTTGAAGTTGAAGGCCCCGACATAGGCGCGAGACGGCACGGCGCGCTTGCCGAGATAGATCACATCCGTGCCGCCGGAAATCTCCTCCCAGACTGTCTTGTCGTCAGCCAGCGAATTGCGGGACTGATCGACATAACCGAGCTTGACCGTATCGCCGATCTTCAGTTCGCCGGAATCCGGCTTGTCGTCGCCCGTGATCATCTTGAACAGCGTGGACTTGCCCGCACCGTTCGGCCCGATCACGCCGACGATGCCACCCGGCGGCAACTTGAAGCTCAGATCGTCGATCAGCAGGCGATTGCCGAAACCCTTGCGCAGATCCTCGGCCTCGATGACAGTGCCACCAAGACGCGGACCGGGTGTAATCACGATATCCGCCGTGCCGCTCACGCGCTCGCCGCTCGCGGCCAGCATCTCCTCATACTTGGAGATACGCGCCTTGCTCTTGGCTTGGCGCGCCTTCGGCGAGGAAGCGATCCACTCCTGCTCAGCCGCCAGCGCCCGCTGACGTGAACTCTCCTCCTTCTCCTCCTGAGCCAGCCGCTTGCGCTTCTGCGTCAGCCAGGACGAGTAGTTTCCTTCGAACGGATACCCACGGCCACGTTCGATTTCCAGAATCCAGTTGGTGACGTTGTCCAGGAAGTAGCGATCATGGGTGATGACCATGACCGTGCCCTGATAGTCGCGCAGCGTCTTTTCCAGCCAGGCCACACTTTCAGCGTCGAGATGGTTGGTCGGCTCGTCAAGCAACAGAAGGTCAGGCTTCTCCAGCAGCAGACGGCACAGCGCCACCCGGCGGCGCTCACCACCGGAGAGCTTCGTGACCGGACTGTCGGCCGGCGGGCAACGCAGGGCATCGAGCGCGATGTCGAGCTTGCGATCCAGCTCCCAACCGTCGCCCGCGTCGATCTTCTCCTGCAGTTCGGCCTGTTCGGCCAGCAGGTCATTCATCTCATCGTCGGACATTGGCTCGGCGAATTTCATCGAGATCTCGTTGAACCGATCGACCGCGCGCTTCAGTTCGCCGAAACCCTGCGCGACGTTCTCGCCGACCGTCAGGCTCTCGTCGAGCTTCGGCTCCTGCTCCAGATAGCCGATCCGCGCCCCTTCGGCGGCCCAGGCCTCGCCACCAAATTCCTTTTCGATGCCCGCCATGATCTTGAGCAGCGTCGACTTACCGGCGCCGTTAACGCCCAGCACGCCGATCTTCACACCCGGCAGGAAGGAGAGGGTAATGCCCTTGAAGACCTCTCGACCGCCCGGATAGGCCTTGGTCAGGTCCTTCATGACATAGACATACTGATAGGCGGCCATGAGAGGACTCCTGAGAAATCTGGGATCAATGCGCAGTATGCGCGCCTAACGCCAAGCGTTGGACCTGCGCCCGGCAGGACTCGAACCCGCAACCAAGCCGTTATGAGCGGCCTGCTCTAACCAATTGAGCTACAGGCGCACAGATCACGTCGAAATCGCGCACCTCGCGCCGTTTTGCAAGAGCGTAACATGACAAAATATGGCGTCGCCGCATAAGATGTGCCGCCAACACCATCCCGGGCAGGACGCGTCCCCGCCGCCCGACCGACTGGCGTGGCGCTGTCTACAGCGGTTTCTCCGGGGACGAGAGGCGTCGATGCCATCCGCATACCGCACGCCGCGAGCACACGCGGCATGGGATTTTTCCTTGCCCTTCCTGAAGCGCTTCCGTTGGCTCTACGCGCCCGACCCCGTCATGGCGGGTTACGCCCTGCGCACCACATGCACGTCCCTTCTGGCTCTGGGAATCGCGCTGTGGATGGAACTGGGCAGCCCGCAATGGGCAGCACTCACCGTCTGGATGGTCGCACAGGGCACACGCGGCCGCAGTCTTGCGAAAGCACGCTGGCATCTGTTCGGCATGGTCCTGGGCGTGTTCTCCGCCATCGCCCTGGTCGCGGCCTGCCCTCAGGCACCCATGCTGTTCATCGTCCTGCTGGCGCTGGGTATCGGGTCATTCTGCCTGATCGGCACATTCCTGCCCGGTCCGGCGACCATGACGAACTATCGCATCCATGGCATGCGCGCGACCGGCTTCACCTACGCCATCATCTCACTCGACGGCATCACCGATCCCAACCACATTTTCCAGATCGCCGCCGCGCGCGCCACATACATTGTCCTGGGCATCGTCCTCGAAGCATCCGTCTCCGCGATTTTCCAGCTCGGCCTCGCCAGGCGCACCCGACAGCAACTCGCCGAGAACTTCGAATCGTCCCTGACCCCGGCGTTACAGGCCATCTCCGGACTGCTCGCCGGCAAGCCGGGAGCGATGGACAATGTGCACGCCCTGTTCGGCAACATCACCGCCCTGAGCGATCAGGTCGAATTCGCGGAAGTCGAACTCGGTCGCCACGACCACGCCGGCGACCATGCGCGCGCCGCGTTGGCCGATATCGCCATCCTGCTGGCGCGTGGCCTCGATCTCGCAACGCTGATGCGTGTCCCCATGAGCCAGGACGATACCTTCCACACCCAGGCGAAAACGATCCGCGCTTTCCTGGACGGTCTTCCGTCGCGCCTGCGCGCCCTGCCCGGCATCGACCCGCTGCTCGATGAATTACGCACCCTGCGGCATGCCTGCCGTGCCGAAGTCGTCCAGGCCTTCGACGCCACGACGCAGGACGGAAACACGCAGTCCGCCGACCTGCGCCACGGCATGCTGCAACAGGCGCTCGTCGAGTTGATCGACGCCCTCCGCACGGCCCTGCGCCAGTTCGACGCAAGCCGAAAGCCGCCCGTGCATGACACGTTCCGCGAGCCGCTACACGTCTATCGCGACTGGCATCAGGCCGTAACGAACAGCCTGCGCGCCTCCCTCACCGTGTTCGGCGCCGGCGTCATCTGGGTGACGACGGCATGGTCCGACGGTCTGGCCTTCCTCATGTTCGTCAGCATCGTATGCAGCCTGTTCTCCACGCTCGAGCGTCCCGCCCTGGCCACGCAGTCCTTCTTCCGCGGCGCATGCTGCGCAATACTGGCCGGCGGCATCCTCGATCTCGGCCTGCTGGGCGAAGCCGGCAGCTTCGAGATTCTCGCCATGTGGTTCGGAGTCGCCATGCTGCTGGGCGGACTGGCATTCGCACACCCGCCGCTTACACTGTCCGCCGTCTCCTACAACCTGTTCCTGCCGATCATCGTCGGCCCCAGCAATCAGGGCCGAACCGACGAAATCATCTATTTCAATACCGCCCTGCCGCTCTTCCTGGGCCTGTTCTACGCCACATGGATGTTCCGGGTGGTGCTGCCCTACGACGCCGCGCAGCAACGATGGACCATGCGTGAAAACATTCTGCGCGGCCTGCGCGACCTGGCAGGTGGTCAACGCGCCGCGACGGTTGACGACATCGTCGCACGCCACGTGGATCGTTTCGTTCGCCTGATGAACAATGCGGGCGGCACGTCCACCCCGGTCGTCACGGCCTATCTGAACGGCATCCTTTCGGCGATGCGCGTGGCACTCAACCTGCTGCGTCTGGGCACGATTGCCCGGGGCGCCGCATTGCCGCCGGGAGCGAAACGCGCCCTGAACATGATGCTGGCCCGGATGAACCACTTCAGCGGTCGTTACGGCGGGCATTACGGCCGCACCCTGCGCGCCACCCGCCTGGCCATCGCGACCCTGCGACGCAACGAACGCCATGAACAAAGTCCCCGAATCCGGTTCATCCTGATCGCGGCACTCGCCAGCCTCGACATCGTCGCGACCGAACTCGATAGCAACCGGTCCTTTTTCGATGCACGTAACCCGTTCCTGGACCCGTCGAATCGTCATACCCCGCTACAGGACCATCACGCAGAAATGTAATGTCACATGCTTTTCTTACGGTCAGTATGAGCCCATTCTGACATGCCGCGAATCGCCTCGCGGCGGGCTCCCGAAGGGGAACCCCGATTCGTTGAAGGGATCTCGTTTTATGCTTCGTCGCATTGCTCCGGCCGCCATACTTGCCTTTGGCCTCGGTTTCTCCGCCAATGCAGCCTATGCGCTCCCCCCCGGCGCGACACCGAACCTGGGCGTCGGCACGGAAAACCTGACCGGCATCTCCCCGGACAATCTGGCAGGCCTGCTGAACTACTGCGTCGAACTTCAGTATCTGTCCTACGACGAAGGCAATCCCCCGCTCGACGGCCTGATCGCGAAATACAAGTCCGTCAACATGACCGGTGGCAGCATGGATTACGCGACCGGCACCGCTGGCTACATGACTCGCAACGGCACGCGCTACGATATGGCGGTCCTACAGATCGACCAGCGCAAGACGACATGCCAGAACGCCGTCAAAGCCGCGCAACCAATGCTCTGACTCCTCATGGTGGTGCTTCTACGGGAGGCATCACCATGCAACCTTGCCGCTTAAGTCCGGCTCATGATGTGTGCTAGCATTCGCATCATGTCGACGACCGGCCCGCGCATTTCCATCCGCTACTGCACCCAGTGCAACTGGCTCCTGCGCGCCGCGTGGATGGCGCAGGAACTGCTCTCGACATTCGGCGAGTCGCTCGGTGAAGTCGCCCTGATCCCCGATATGGGTGGACGCTTCGAAATCGCAGTTGATGAGCGCGTCGTATGGGAACGCAAACGCGACGGCGGATTCCCAGGGCCCAAGGAACTCAAGCAACGCGTTCGCGATGTCGTCTCTCCCGAACGGAATCTGGGACATACGGACAAACCGTGACGATCGCCCTCTGGGCAGACCTCCGTGAGAACGGTAGTTTCGACTCCTGTCTTCAACCGCAGATCAGGATCGAATCATGGACGTCTCAAAAATCTCGCCCGGCAAGGACGTGCCGAACGACATCAATGTTGTCATCGAGATTCCGCAAGGCTCACAGGTCAAATACGAAGTGGACAAGGATAGCGGCGCCGTCGTCGTCGACCGCTTCCTTTTCACGCCGATGGCCTATCCGGCCGCCTACGGCTTTATTCCCAATACGCTGGCGGCCGATGGCGATCCGGCCGATGCGCTCGTTCTCGCCCCCGCGCCGATCGTACCGGGCGCCGTCATCCGCGCACGTCCCATCGGCATGCTGAAAATGGAAGACGAAAGCGGTCAGGACGAGAAAATAATCTGCGTTCCGCACGACAAGATTCATCCGCAGTTCACGGACGTGAAGACAATCGACGACCTGCCGGAGATCACGCGCAAGGCCATTGAGCATTTCTTTACGCGCTACAAGGATCTGGAACCCAATAAGTGGGTCAAAATCGCCGGCTGGACTGGTCCGGACGCTGCCAAGGAAGCCATCAAGGCCGCGCTGGACGCCGCAAAATAGCACCTGTGGCATCGAGGTAACACCTCGATGCCTGCTCACGCTTGATTGAGCGTGAGACGCGTCACACTACTGGTGTGCTTTATGAATTGGATGTAATAACCCCGTCATGTTCTGGTTACGGAGGATGCTTCGTCGGTATCCAGCCAGGGCAATCGGCCATCATGGGCCGACTGACGGATAAAACCTATGCTACGTGCTTGTCTGATGCACATGTCGCTCGGCGCGATCCTTACAGCGCTCACGACTATTGCCGTATCCTCCTACGCCTCCGCACAAACAGCGACTGCCGGGGGCGCCCCCAACTCAACAGGTCTGGCACCCAGCGTCCGCGTGGCCACGCCCTTGGGCCAGACGAGCTTCGCACAGAGTTCCGTGCCGCCTTTGCCGCACCCGGAAGCCCTCTGGCCCGATCCGTTCGGCTGGAACACCTGGCTTCGTTCGCACGGCATCGCCATCCTGCTCGATAACGTCGATGAATTCTCCGGCGCTCTCACCTCCCCGACGAAAGGCCTCGGCCTTCGTCAGGGTAGCGCCAACGCCGGTCAATACGGCCTGGAAACGGATATCGACTGGGAACGACTGGCCGGCATCAAGGGCT is a genomic window containing:
- a CDS encoding GNAT family N-acetyltransferase → MALGRQIQTPRLLLEAVNWRDMEDMARLKADAGAFGKMLGGVRSRAQAEEEMADDLSFWARRGVGIFSIRENDVFLGMTGVHERPDGRGLGLRFALRPVASGRGIAREAAGAALRFVLDAGEPRVVAVSREDNMGSRIVLGSIGMHHADTFERDGYTMLVYEIVRPDMVTGRKML
- a CDS encoding SelT/SelW/SelH family protein, with the protein product MSTTGPRISIRYCTQCNWLLRAAWMAQELLSTFGESLGEVALIPDMGGRFEIAVDERVVWERKRDGGFPGPKELKQRVRDVVSPERNLGHTDKP
- a CDS encoding FUSC family protein, with product MPSAYRTPRAHAAWDFSLPFLKRFRWLYAPDPVMAGYALRTTCTSLLALGIALWMELGSPQWAALTVWMVAQGTRGRSLAKARWHLFGMVLGVFSAIALVAACPQAPMLFIVLLALGIGSFCLIGTFLPGPATMTNYRIHGMRATGFTYAIISLDGITDPNHIFQIAAARATYIVLGIVLEASVSAIFQLGLARRTRQQLAENFESSLTPALQAISGLLAGKPGAMDNVHALFGNITALSDQVEFAEVELGRHDHAGDHARAALADIAILLARGLDLATLMRVPMSQDDTFHTQAKTIRAFLDGLPSRLRALPGIDPLLDELRTLRHACRAEVVQAFDATTQDGNTQSADLRHGMLQQALVELIDALRTALRQFDASRKPPVHDTFREPLHVYRDWHQAVTNSLRASLTVFGAGVIWVTTAWSDGLAFLMFVSIVCSLFSTLERPALATQSFFRGACCAILAGGILDLGLLGEAGSFEILAMWFGVAMLLGGLAFAHPPLTLSAVSYNLFLPIIVGPSNQGRTDEIIYFNTALPLFLGLFYATWMFRVVLPYDAAQQRWTMRENILRGLRDLAGGQRAATVDDIVARHVDRFVRLMNNAGGTSTPVVTAYLNGILSAMRVALNLLRLGTIARGAALPPGAKRALNMMLARMNHFSGRYGGHYGRTLRATRLAIATLRRNERHEQSPRIRFILIAALASLDIVATELDSNRSFFDARNPFLDPSNRHTPLQDHHAEM
- the ettA gene encoding energy-dependent translational throttle protein EttA; the encoded protein is MAAYQYVYVMKDLTKAYPGGREVFKGITLSFLPGVKIGVLGVNGAGKSTLLKIMAGIEKEFGGEAWAAEGARIGYLEQEPKLDESLTVGENVAQGFGELKRAVDRFNEISMKFAEPMSDDEMNDLLAEQAELQEKIDAGDGWELDRKLDIALDALRCPPADSPVTKLSGGERRRVALCRLLLEKPDLLLLDEPTNHLDAESVAWLEKTLRDYQGTVMVITHDRYFLDNVTNWILEIERGRGYPFEGNYSSWLTQKRKRLAQEEKEESSRQRALAAEQEWIASSPKARQAKSKARISKYEEMLAASGERVSGTADIVITPGPRLGGTVIEAEDLRKGFGNRLLIDDLSFKLPPGGIVGVIGPNGAGKSTLFKMITGDDKPDSGELKIGDTVKLGYVDQSRNSLADDKTVWEEISGGTDVIYLGKRAVPSRAYVGAFNFKGPDQQKRVGVLSGGERNRVHLAKMLKQDSNVILLDEPTNDLDVDTLRALEDALAEFAGCAVIITHDRWFLDRLATHILAFEGDSHVEWFEGNFQDYEADKRRRLGPDATEPARIKYRPLAR
- a CDS encoding MlaC/ttg2D family ABC transporter substrate-binding protein codes for the protein MLTSLTSVTRRRVLGLATAAAMSLGLGVTGSARADQASDFVSSFGGKLVAIVNSSASLDKKKQEVLPLLQENLDAAAIGKFCLGRYWRTASPEQQQRYLTLFDHVLVNAITDKIGDYQGVSFRVTGTSQAPTGELVSAQISRPGQPTADMQLLVVQSNGPKVVDMIGEGASLRLTQRQDYSSYLARNGGNVDTLNNALQRQLDHHH
- the ppa gene encoding inorganic diphosphatase; amino-acid sequence: MDVSKISPGKDVPNDINVVIEIPQGSQVKYEVDKDSGAVVVDRFLFTPMAYPAAYGFIPNTLAADGDPADALVLAPAPIVPGAVIRARPIGMLKMEDESGQDEKIICVPHDKIHPQFTDVKTIDDLPEITRKAIEHFFTRYKDLEPNKWVKIAGWTGPDAAKEAIKAALDAAK
- a CDS encoding phosphotransferase-like protein, whose amino-acid sequence is MTPRAVVLNGAGSVGKTSATRSLQRIASRSMLHIAMDDFIDMLPPERPSRHRHS